The genome window CCATTCGTTGTATAGGAAATTCTTTGATAGCACCAAAACGAATTGTTTGGCACTTTCGGCTGCCTCGATTAGAGCATCAGTTATGTAGGCATTCACATTGACATCCCTGTAGTGTAGACACAAACGATAGCCCATCTCACTTTCCAAATTCATGGCCAGAATTTGATTGACAAAATGCTCATCCTGCAGACTATAAGCGAAGTATGCATCATACGGACGATCCTTATCGAGACGTGGCGTGGCACCAGCAAAATACAAACTCCACCACATTTTCAACTCATGGCGATAGCAGAACAGGGCGAATATCAAACCAAAGAATGCCACAAAAGCGCATGTGGCAATGAGGAGCAAGGGCAGCAATCCCTCAATCTCTGTCGTATGCATATAATGGGCGACACCATCCCGTAAAGTGCATTTGGTGCCATTCTTTTCCCTTAGCACGCTGGTGGCATTATTATAGATGCAACTGACCTGCGAGGCATCAACAATACGCTCCGTATGCTGGGCCAAATAAGTACGAAAACGTGACAAATAGGAACATTCGCAGCTCCATTGATTCGATGAGAGTGAGATTTCCACTAGATACGGATTCGATGACAATTGCCAGACCTCAAAATGTATTAAACGATTATTATCCAGACGTAGTACCTCTAGTTTTCTTAGCATTTGAAAACTACCATTGGCAATGGTCTCCAAACGATTCGATTGCAAATACAATTCACGTAAATTTTCCAAATAATTAAATTCCTGTCCCTCCAGTGTAACCAAATGATTATCCTCCAAATGGAGAATCATTAAACGTTTCAAGCCACTGAATGTATTATTATAGATATGGGCCACATTCGAGTTATTGGCATAAAGAACAGCTAGATTTTTACGTCCCAAAAATGAATGTCCAGCCAATTCGACAAAATTATTACCATCAATATACAGCTCAGTGGTATCCATGGGAACACGTCGTGGCATCTGGGTATACGATGCACCCGAGCATTCCACAATATTGGTGGACCAGGTTTGATCATGGAAACAGGTGCAATTGGTGGGGCAGGTCATCTCACAGTCGCAGGCATCGAATTCACAGCAATGACAGACAGCAAAACAATGCGTCTTGTAGGTGCAAAGGAAATGCTTGGCTTCTGCCTCAATTAATGATACATAGGCACGTTCTCGATTGTTCAGCAATTTGCAATAGATACTCTCCAGATCCATTATCCTTGGGTATTGTCTCGATGTCAGATGATTGATTTTCTGCAGCCAATCGATATTGCAATCACAAATGAATGGATTGCCACCAATATAGAACTCTGGCAGTGCACGATGTTCACTCACTGCCGAAATTCTTAGAGATTTGACATCCAAAGTAGTCAATTGATTGGCATACAAATCAACACGAGTTAGATTCATTTTATGCATAAAAGTATCCGCTTCCACCGAATTGATTAGATTATCATTGAGAAATAATAGCTCTATGGAATTTGGTATGGAATGGGGTGAAATGCGTTGAATTTGATTGAAACTCACATCGAGTGTCTGCAGTCTTAGCTCCTTGGCCAGGCCGAAACGATTGTTTAGATGACTCAAATGATTCTTGTGCAAATCCAGCCATTGTAGGGTATTCGGAATTTGACCATAATCGAAACTCTCCAAACGATTATCAGAGATATTTAGCCATAGCAATGAGGGCATATTGCTAAATAAATTATTGATATCACTCAAATCGTTGCCATCCAAACGTATGGCCTGTATACTCGATGTCATCTCAAAGGCTCCCGGTTCAATGAACGATAAACGATTTCTAGCCAAATTCAAAATCTGTAAGCTTGGCAAATCTCGAAACGTTGACATTGTAATGTTCTCCAGATAGTTGCCAATTAAACGCAAACCATAGAGATTATGCAATCCCTTGAAGGCAGTGTCCTCCATCATGGCAATCATATTCTCACCCAAATCAACAGTACGCAAATGTCTCATGTTACGTAATGCCAATGGAATGGTCTTCAATTGATTACCATTCAAATTGAGATCCTGCAAAGCACTGCAATTTCTCAATGCCTCCGGATGCAGACCAATCAATTCATTATTATCCAATGAGAGTAGAGATAGCACATATAAACCATTCAATGCATAGGCAtccaaatatttcaacttatTGTGACTGAGCAGCAGCGTATGTAGATTATTCATGGGGGCAAATGTATCGGCTGCAATATTCTCCAATTGATTGTGACGCAAATTAAGTATCTGCAGTGTATACAAGTCACTAAAGATTTCCGGCTCAAGTTTTGATAGCTTATTATGCGATAAATTCAATAAAACCAAACGTATTAGACCCACAAATGTATTGCGATCAATCCATGTTGAGGTTATTTGATTCATTGACAAATCCAAAGCCTGTAGTTGATCCAAATTCGAAAAGAGTTGTGGATTTAGAACACTTATCGAATTATTTTGCAAATAGACTTCTTGTATGGTTTTCGCTTGCTCCTTAAACAATTCGGTAGGCAATGCCACAATTTTATTCGATGAGAGATTAAGAATTTGTAGATTTTTCAAGCCACTCAACGCTTTGTCGGCAATCATCGATATGCCATTATTATTAACAGCCAACACCCTAAGGCGACGCAGTGTGCCAAAACCCTGAGCTGGCAACACTACAAAATCATTGTGACTCACATCCAATAGTTCCAAATCCAATGAGCAACTTGTGTATGCCTTACGTTGCGTTGACGTTTCCATGCCCAGATCCATATCCTTAGTGCTGTGCTCACGAAAACCCAATTCATTGACATCCTGCAAACGATTCTCACTCATATTCAATGATGCCAACGAGGAGAGCGAACAGAAGAGATTATCCGGCAATGACCAAATATTATTTGAACTCAAATCCAGACGTTCCAATTGTTTTGTTACACCAAATGCATCGGCCTCGATTTCAAAATTCAGCGATGGCCACAGCGTATTGTGAGTGCGTAAGGTCAAGTTCCTTAATTGCTCTAGGCCATCGAGTACCTGTCGCCCCAATTTGCCCAGCTTGCAATATTGTATCGATAATTGCTGTAGCCTATTCAAATGGGCAAACGATTGTGATTCCAAATGGCTTTTGGCCATAATCTCATCATTGCACAATATATGCAATGCCACCGTATGCTCTGAGGGTATCACACTAAAATTTGTTGTGTCAAATTCACTATTCACCGTCCGTAGATTACATGTCAGGGCAATGGCCGCTGCCGAAGATCCAGCATTTGTGGCAGGCATAAAATGACAATCATCGGGGGCATCGTATAACGCATCGCCACCGAATCCATTGATGCCACCAGCACCGCCATTTCCACTCAATGGCCTCAATACTCTTGCTGGCTGCTGCATAAGTTGATTATTTGATACGCCAGCCTCACCCATTATGGCATTTGAATgggtttgctgctgctgttgatgtttGCTGGCCAGTCGCGTTTGCTCCTGCTGCaattgatgttgctgctgctgttgcagctgttgttgttgctgctcctCCTGGCTAACAGACTGCACAATGACAACTGGAGACAAGCAGGCGTATAGCACCAATAGATAACCAAATGGTAACAacattttggtttctttttcgtttctttcaGTTACTTTCGAtgggcgtgtgtgtgtaggttAAACCgaatgaaaattaaacaaaaacaaaaaaaaaaatattgtggCACACTaccaacaataataataaaaaaaatttatagtaTCAATTGTTCATTTTTACAACTTTTCAACTTTTTCTATATCTTTAGCCACATTTTCGTTGCGTttcgtgtttgtgtgtgtgtgtgtgttggttgtttttttggtgCGATTTTCGTTTGGACACACTTTGCCAATTTGAAACTAAAGTTGAAATTTCCTTTCGGTTacgtttcttgtttttcttttacacgACGCGTTTCCTTTTTCAACTAGTTTAcgattttttaat of Drosophila willistoni isolate 14030-0811.24 chromosome XR unlocalized genomic scaffold, UCI_dwil_1.1 Seg8, whole genome shotgun sequence contains these proteins:
- the LOC6645764 gene encoding toll-like receptor 6; protein product: MLLPFGYLLVLYACLSPVVIVQSVSQEEQQQQQLQQQQQHQLQQEQTRLASKHQQQQQTHSNAIMGEAGVSNNQLMQQPARVLRPLSGNGGAGGINGFGGDALYDAPDDCHFMPATNAGSSAAAIALTCNLRTVNSEFDTTNFSVIPSEHTVALHILCNDEIMAKSHLESQSFAHLNRLQQLSIQYCKLGKLGRQVLDGLEQLRNLTLRTHNTLWPSLNFEIEADAFGVTKQLERLDLSSNNIWSLPDNLFCSLSSLASLNMSENRLQDVNELGFREHSTKDMDLGMETSTQRKAYTSCSLDLELLDVSHNDFVVLPAQGFGTLRRLRVLAVNNNGISMIADKALSGLKNLQILNLSSNKIVALPTELFKEQAKTIQEVYLQNNSISVLNPQLFSNLDQLQALDLSMNQITSTWIDRNTFVGLIRLVLLNLSHNKLSKLEPEIFSDLYTLQILNLRHNQLENIAADTFAPMNNLHTLLLSHNKLKYLDAYALNGLYVLSLLSLDNNELIGLHPEALRNCSALQDLNLNGNQLKTIPLALRNMRHLRTVDLGENMIAMMEDTAFKGLHNLYGLRLIGNYLENITMSTFRDLPSLQILNLARNRLSFIEPGAFEMTSSIQAIRLDGNDLSDINNLFSNMPSLLWLNISDNRLESFDYGQIPNTLQWLDLHKNHLSHLNNRFGLAKELRLQTLDVSFNQIQRISPHSIPNSIELLFLNDNLINSVEADTFMHKMNLTRVDLYANQLTTLDVKSLRISAVSEHRALPEFYIGGNPFICDCNIDWLQKINHLTSRQYPRIMDLESIYCKLLNNRERAYVSLIEAEAKHFLCTYKTHCFAVCHCCEFDACDCEMTCPTNCTCFHDQTWSTNIVECSGASYTQMPRRVPMDTTELYIDGNNFVELAGHSFLGRKNLAVLYANNSNVAHIYNNTFSGLKRLMILHLEDNHLVTLEGQEFNYLENLRELYLQSNRLETIANGSFQMLRKLEVLRLDNNRLIHFEVWQLSSNPYLVEISLSSNQWSCECSYLSRFRTYLAQHTERIVDASQVSCIYNNATSVLREKNGTKCTLRDGVAHYMHTTEIEGLLPLLLIATCAFVAFFGLIFALFCYRHELKMWWSLYFAGATPRLDKDRPYDAYFAYSLQDEHFVNQILAMNLESEMGYRLCLHYRDVNVNAYITDALIEAAESAKQFVLVLSKNFLYNEWTRFEYKSALHELVKRRKRVVFILYGDLPQRDIDLDMRHYLRTSTCIEWDDKKFWQKLRLALPASNNKSRNSAINMGPANGRIYADCAAAVNNYATINECSQTVRSCYRPIPTSASAAAAACKFNTMNQLSHKKQQQQREQRDRDMGMAKTLESQRRSHHEYAVPSYLPVAAAGGTTKMNYNSNTTTKSGILMPPSSSHIGGASSAGLPTSFSSNFVQPPQQPLTLLPPTTGGGGGGVGLGVGGGGGGGGGINLIKSCNCHATAAAQDDLLCGCGGHLANGGEESVTQSSATMSSSSNNSRQPELTHYESNLSLNDMPLDKPPLHDLWA